The following are encoded in a window of Arctopsyche grandis isolate Sample6627 chromosome 4, ASM5162203v2, whole genome shotgun sequence genomic DNA:
- the Snx17 gene encoding sorting nexin 17 codes for MHFSLPDARHLAADDKAPAYVGYNIHINGNFHCTVRYRQLHSLHAQLHQQYPTLKLPHFPPKKILPLTNTKVEERRLLLERYLQLVGQNSILSNSDLLIGFLASAQQEIFQEKHEGVPMDVHFMTGLRIPLIVSSADRSDVVLENACSHILLPADLIKYFSLYIVEIDDVTNEMVVLKKLEDFESPYISLKMFKSNHKICIRKSYWDTTYDIELMCDRVALELLYAQTVAEVSAGWITATPAILDHLQKCQLNNQKKEYLELARLQRHYGYVMAGQGFAEWGSGGASKGYAQILLGHSGLLLLTQDHHEAYFKVIRMRCWRITTLHSEDDEDRSQNGHAQNGSEHTNSNEPKLELSFEYLMNKDSLQWVTIHSERAMFMSVCLQAVVDELMCQKNYGGLHGNSERSTVYRGTSKKNSLTYLKRDGSSQIITPSSSTDTLSSGNGDNSRPVTSPKEKFSIRKLSEKFASVSFRSGNDCVENNAFEGIGDDDL; via the exons ATGCATTTCTCTTTACCGGACGCGAGACATCTCGCTGCAGACGACAAAGCGCCAGCATATGTG GgctataatattcatataaacgGAAATTTTCATTGTACAGTGAGATACCGACAATTACATAGTCTTCATGCTCAACTTCATCAACAATATCCCACACTTAAACTTCCACATTTTCCtccaaaaaaaattttaccCTTGACAAATACGAAAGTCGAAGAGCGGCGACTTTTACTGGAAAGATATTTACAACTTg TTGGCCAAAATTCAATACTGTCGAATTCTGATCTCTTGATTGGTTTCCTTGCATCTGCGCAGCAAGAAATTTTTCAAGAAAAACATGAAGGAGTACCAATGGACGTTCATTTCATGACTGGTCTGAGGATACCGTTGATTGTGTCATCGGCGGATCGTTCTGATGTAGTATTAGAAAATGCTTGCTCGCACATACTATTACCGGcagatttgataaaatatttttcattatatatagtTGAAATTGATGATGTAACGAATGAAATggttgttttaaaaaaacttgAAGACTTTGAATCACCTTACATATCATTGAAAATGTTCAAATCTAatcataaaatttgtataagGAAAAG TTATTGGGACACGACATATGATATTGAATTGATGTGTGATCGAGTAGCATTAGAATTATTGTACGCACAAACTGTTGCCGAAGTCTCAGCCGGATGGATAACGGCTACTCCTGCAATTTTGGACCATTTGCAAAAATGTCAATTGAACAATCAAAAAAAGGAA TATTTGGAACTAGCTCGTCTTCAAAGACACTATGGCTATGTAATGGCTGGTCAAGGATTTGCTGAATGGGGCTCGGGAGGAGCTAGCAAAGGATATGCACAAATTTTACTCGGCCACTCTGGGCTTTTACTGTTGACGCAAGACCATCATGAGGCATATTTTAAAGTTATTCGAATGAGGTGTTGGCGTATTACAACTTTACACTCG GAAGATGATGAGGATCGATCTCAAAATGGTCATGCTCAAAATGGTAGTGAGCATACTAATTCAAACGAGCCAAAGCTAGAATTATCTTTTGAGTATTTGATGAACAAAGATTCTTTGCAATGGGTGACCATTCATAGCGAACGAGCTATGTTTATGAGCGTATGCCTTCag GCAGTTGTTGATGAACTTATGTGTCAAAAGAATTATGGCGGGCTTCATGGAAATAGTGAACGAAGTACAGTGTATCGAGGAACATCTAAGAAAAACAGCCTTACCTATCTGAAGAGGGATGGCTCCAGCCAAATAATCACTCCATCATCCTCTACTGATACGCTTAGTTCGGgg AACGGTGATAATAGCAGACCTGTGACATCTCCGAAAGAAAAGTTTTCTATCAGGAAGCTTTCTGAAAAGTTTGCGAGTGTGTCTTTTCGATCGGGCAATGACTGTGTAGAAAATAATGCCTTTGAAGGAATTGGCGATGACGATCTCTGA
- the LOC143910985 gene encoding cytochrome b-c1 complex subunit 7-like: MAKLVKATGFMPALRRWAFNKSGFNQYGLFFDDLLYETPDVIEAVNRLPNKIIDERNFRMIRAAQLSMQKIVLPKEEWITFEQDRANRYLSPIVEEVKKEREEKEKWISLH; encoded by the exons ATGGCAAAGCTTGTGAAGGCTACTGGCTTCATGC CTGCGCTAAGACGTTGGGCGTTTAATAAGTCAGGATTCAATCAGTACG GACTATTCTTTGACGACCTCTTGTACGAGACTCCAGATGTGATAGAAGCCGTCAATAGGCTGCCCAATAAAATCATCGATGAACGCAATTTCAGGATGATCAGGGCAGCTCAACTGTCAATGCAAAAAATTGTATTGCCAAAGGAAGAATGGATCACTTTCGAACAGGATAGGGCGAACCGTTATCTCTCGCCGATCGTCGAAGAAGTCAAAAAAGAACGTGAAGAGAAAGAGAAATGGATCAGCTTACATTAA
- the pr gene encoding 6-pyruvoyl tetrahydrobiopterin synthase purple — protein MLLSFILTGVILSCGQNLRVNVMTSMPIVSLIRRETFSASHRLSSPHLTDKENEETYGKCYNPNGHGHNYVVLVTIRGVVDPKTGMVMNIHELKKYMHSAITLPLDHKNLDKDVPYFKNVVSTTENLAIFIWDRLQSEMSKPELLHEVKILETEKNHVVYRGETTTNNFRCSRKLTQNMGNNISSDSD, from the exons ATGTTATTGTCGTTCATTTTGACAGGTGTTATTTTGTCGTGTGGCCAGAATTTGCGAGTGAACGTCATGACTTCGATGCCGATTGTATCGTTGATTCGCAGAGAAACTTTTAGTGCGAGCCATCGACTCTCTAg TCCACATTTAACTGATAAGGAAAATGAAGAAACTTACGGCAAATGTTATAATCCAAATGGTCATGGTCATAATTATGTtg TGCTAGTTACAATTCGTGGAGTGGTTGATCCTAAAACAGGCATGGTGATGAATATTCATGAACTGAAAAAGTATATGCATTCGGCCATAACTCTACCATTGGATCATAAAAATTTGGATAAAGATGTGCCAtatttcaaaaatgtt GTGTCGACGACTGAAAATTTAGCAATTTTTATTTGGGATCGCTTGCAATCTGAAATGAGTAAACCAGAACTACTTCATGAGGTGAAAATTCTAGAGACTGAAAAGAATCACGTCGTTTATAGGGGCGAAACGACAACCAATAATTTTCGTTGCAGTAGGAAACTGACTCAGAACATGGGAAATAATATTTCGTCCGATTCTGATTGA
- the Lipt1 gene encoding lipoyltransferase 1 → MALFRSCALRVNSFPASLRVLSKPMQVQMQYSTQKTADTDIVKSVLISQSTDIFTNLALEDWLYKNSNFSNQHVLLLWRNEPCVVIGRHQNAWTEANLPYLAETGIPLARRNSGGGTVFHDRGNLNLSFFTTKEHYDRKYNLDLIVRALFREFGVNASINERQDVVVKDKYKISGTAAKLGRPSAYHHCTLLVNSNKISLSKALAKHESGIKSYATPSVRSPIRNLCEENPRITVDGLQTAIGWEFLRTPAFKMVDGGPELISKQRGFQFVNPNDNWFPGINKIREEFVSWEWRFGRTPDFSISRSFTVPVNLLTSTNSMDQFVLKEQDSQKLRIDMAVEKGLISDVTLNIPPGLMPSGFHGEASVVTHLKGKKFTPESLAFLQDALQTLHLDGEAGPNKEREDGKLTEREQFVAKCFDQVMNTV, encoded by the exons ATGGCACTGTTCAGATCGTGTGCCCTTAGGGTGAATTCGTTCCCCGCTTCTCTCCGAGTACTCTCCAAGCCGATGCAGGTGCAGATGCAGTATTCCACTCAGAAGACGGCCGACACGGACATCGTGAAATCGGTTCTCATCTCGCAGTCTACAGATATATTCACGAACCTCGCACTGGAGGACTGGCTGTACAAGAATTCAAACTTTTCAAATCAACACGTTTTGTTGCTGTGGCGCAACGAACCGTGTGTCGTCATCGGCAGACATCAGAACGCTTGGACCGAAGCTAATTTACCGTACTTGGCAGAGACGGGAATTCCTTTGGCTCGTCGTAACAGTGGAGGAGGAACCGTCTTCCACGATAGAGGCAATCTTAATTTGTCTTTCTTCACAACCAAAGAGCACTACGACAGGAAGTACAATTTGGATCTGATCGTTAGGGCTCTCTTTAGAGAGTTTGGAGTCAACGCATCCATCAACGAGAGACAAGATGTCGTCGTGAAAGACAAATATAAA ATCTCCGGCACTGCTGCAAAACTCGGAAGGCCATCGGCGTATCATCATTGTACCCTTCTGGTCAATTCTAACAAGATAAGCCTCAGCAAAGCCTTGGCGAAACATGAG TCTGGTATCAAATCATATGCTACCCCATCTGTGAGATCTCCTATTCGTAATTTGTGCGAGGAAAATCCACGTATAACCGTTGATGGTCTTCAAACAGCTATCGGATGGGAATTCTTACGTACTCCTGCTTTTAAAATGGTAGACGGTGGACCCGAGCTCATTTCAAAGCAGAGAGGCTTCCAGTTCGTCAATCCTAACGACAATTGGTTCCCTG gcATAAACAAAATTCGAGAAGAGTTTGTTAGTTGGGAATGGCGTTTTGGCAGAACTCCCGACTTCAGCATCAGCCGTTCGTTTACTGTTCCCGTCAACCTATTGACTTCGACCAACTCGATGGATCAGTTTGTTCTCAAAGAGCAAGATAGCCAGAAATTGCGCATTGATATGGCCGTGGAAAAGGGGCTGATCAGTGACGTTACGCTCAACATTCCTCCGGGATTGATGCCTTCTGGATTTCACGGCGAAGCTTCGGTGGTAACTCATCTTAAAGGGAAGAAGTTTACGCCAGAGTCGCTCGCTTTCCTTCAAGACGCTTTGCAAACTTTACACCTCGATGGCGAGGCCGGTCCCAACAAAGAGAGAGAAGATGGAAAACTCACCGAAAGAGAGCAATTCGTAGCAAAGTGCTTTGACCAAGTTATGAATACTGTTTGA